In the genome of Quercus robur chromosome 3, dhQueRobu3.1, whole genome shotgun sequence, one region contains:
- the LOC126717056 gene encoding cyclin-P3-1, whose translation MALKSEAVGSEICASLGLDKYENGVSGTPRVLLILSSVLERTISKNEKLLKVSKKKDAVTIFHGMKAPILSIQQYVERIFKYCKCSPSCFVVAYIYIEKFLQRTDAYLTALNVHRILITSIMAAAKFMDDECHENAYFAKVGGISTAELNSLELNFLFNLDFRLFVTPEVFGKYCLQLEKEGLRNRINLLD comes from the exons ATGGCACTCAAAAGTGAGGCTGTTGGATCAGAAATTTGTGCATCTTTAGGATTGGATAAATATGAAAATGGGGTTTCAGGAACTCCCAGAgttcttttaattctttcttcTGTTCTTGAGAGAACCATTTCAAAGAATGAAAAGTTATTGAAGGTGTCAAAGAAGAAGGATGCTGTTACAATCTTCCATGGTATGAAGGCACCAATCTTAAGCATTCAACAGTATGTTGAGCGCATTTTCAAGTACTGCAAATGCAGCCCTTCTTGCTTTGTTGTTGCATACATATACATCGAAAAATTCCTCCAACGCACGGATGCTTATCTTACTGCCCTCAATGTTCATCGGATTCTAATAACAAGCATTATGGCTGCTGCAAAGTTCATGGATGATGA GTGTCATGAGAACGCCTACTTTGCCAAAGTGGGTGGCATAAGCACTGCAGAACTGAACAGCTTGGAGTTGAACTTTTTGTTCAATTTGGATTTTAGACTTTTTGTTACCCCTGAGGTCTTTGGGAAATACTGTCTCCAGCTTGAAAAGGAAGGTCTTCGCAACCGAATTAACCTGCTGGACTAA